The following are encoded together in the Oncorhynchus mykiss isolate Arlee unplaced genomic scaffold, USDA_OmykA_1.1 un_scaffold_266, whole genome shotgun sequence genome:
- the LOC118948931 gene encoding protein ANKUB1-like yields MHIKREPVVRVFSAVTGETLSVLGTVFLLSTSVARLMTLVSQQCGLPVSSFRLSSPTSLQLYDCNWLHDYAIDLGMAFLVQ; encoded by the coding sequence CGGGAGCCGGTGGTGCGTGTGTTCAGTGCCGTGACGGGGGAGACCCTCTCAGTCTTGGGCACTGTGTTTCTCCTGAGTACGTCTGTGGCCAGGCTCATGACCCTGGTGTCCCAGCAGTGTGGGCTTCCCGTCAGCTCCTTCAGACTGAGCTCTCCCACCAGCCTGCAACTCTACGACTGCAACTGGCTGCACGACTACGCCATTGACCTGGGTATGGCCTTCCTTGTGCAGTAG